In the Theobroma cacao cultivar B97-61/B2 chromosome 1, Criollo_cocoa_genome_V2, whole genome shotgun sequence genome, one interval contains:
- the LOC18611499 gene encoding histone H3.2 — MARTKQTARKSTGGKAPRKQLATKAARKSAPATGGVKKPHRFRPGTVALREIRKYQKSTELLIRKLPFQRLVREIAQDFKTDLRFQSSAVAALQEAAEAYLVGLFEDTNLCAIHAKRVTIMPKDIQLARRIRGERA; from the coding sequence ATGGCTCGTACTAAGCAAACCGCCAGAAAATCCACTGGAGGCAAGGCACCAAGGAAGCAATTGGCCACCAAAGCCGCTAGAAAATCAGCCCCAGCCACCGGCGGAGTTAAGAAGCCACACAGGTTCAGGCCAGGAACCGTGGCCTTGCGTGAAATCCGAAAGTACCAAAAGAGTACCGAACTCCTAATCAGGAAACTCCCATTCCAAAGGCTGGTGAGGGAAATTGCCCAGGATTTCAAGACCGATCTGAGGTTCCAAAGCAGCGCCGTTGCGGCTCTTCAGGAGGCGGCTGAAGCTTACTTGGTGGGTCTCTTCGAAGACACCAATCTGTGTGCCATTCACGCTAAGAGGGTTACTATTATGCCTAAGGATATCCAGTTGGCTCGTAGGATTAGGGGCGAGAGGGCTTAG
- the LOC18611500 gene encoding protein MIZU-KUSSEI 1 yields the protein MSCPTIDATTHISNGVTSVDCQKQVRSWRLLRSLMELLIPSCNCTFVDDHEIKHENYLRSYYPQPVCTSSSVITGTIFGYRRGKVSFCIQANSKSTNPILLLEFAVPTAVLAREMQGGILRIALECTNSGNDGNSDSVLSVPVWTMYCNGRKVGYAFKRRPSKADMDALRLMGSVVVGTGMISGKELDHDDELMYLRANFDRVRGSSHSESFHLIDPDGNIGQELSVFFFRSRP from the coding sequence ATGTCCTGTCCAACAATTGATGCCACCACCCACATAAGCAACGGTGTCACGTCAGTTGACTGCCAGAAACAAGTCCGTTCATGGCGGCTTCTTCGTTCCCTCATGGAACTCCTCATTCCAAGCTGCAACTGCACCTTCGTCGACGACCATGAGatcaaacatgaaaattacCTTCGCAGCTATTATCCACAACCTGTCTGTACTTCGTCTAGTGTAATTACAGGTACCATCTTTGGTTATCGCAGGGGAAAAGTGAGCTTTTGTATTCAAGCAAACTCAAAGTCCACCAACCCAATTCTCCTCCTTGAGTTTGCAGTCCCAACAGCGGTTTTGGCTAGAGAAATGCAAGGTGGTATCCTCCGGATTGCGCTGGAGTGCACCAATTCAGGGAATGATGGGAATTCTGATTCAGTTTTGTCCGTGCCAGTGTGGACTATGTACTGTAATGGAAGGAAAGTTGGGTATGCATTTAAGCGCAGGCCATCGAAAGCTGATATGGATGCTTTAAGGCTAATGGGTTCAGTTGTTGTTGGTACTGGAATGATTAGTGGAAAGGAACTCGATCATGACGATGAACTTATGTACCTGAGGGCTAACTTTGATAGAGTTCGTGGTTCATCTCATTCTGAATCATTCCATTTGATTGATCCGGATGGAAACATTGGTCAGGAGCTtagtgttttctttttccgGTCACGGCCGTGA